A region of the Culex quinquefasciatus strain JHB chromosome 1, VPISU_Cqui_1.0_pri_paternal, whole genome shotgun sequence genome:
atcaatttatcaaaatgtggaaatattacggagggcgccaaattgatgcttcacCATGGGCCCCTTGGACCCAAGGTGCATCCCTGAAGAAAAGTAACGTTTTTCGTAgagcaaaagttacaaaaaatgaCCTCATGAACACAGGAAAAAAATGTGGAATTTCCACTTGTAATCTCTTCTTAGAGAAAGTTTCTCAAAACCCTATAAAATATTCCTACTCTCAATTTTTGTTAATGGTTTTGATCCGGagaataactttgtagaacatcgcaaagcgcaaggagttgattccgaaaaaaaacaggatgtTTTgggataccgtcagtgggggtgacatcaatgggtctggggggtgagattgagtcaatgtatttttttaaggattttaccATTCCTCAGgtacttctcaatgaaactaaattctgttaaaagggttgtgcaagggacatcttaagatgacttttctgaaaaaatctcgttcctagaacaaatcctgtcattttagcagctgtctaaagttgaagtacgtttttggccaaaaatgacctctcgaaaaatcaactttttaaattttttgttggaattgatcaaaaagtacccaaatgtttgaaaatctctctTCCAATattttagcatgtcaatacgattttctcgaacactgttggatgacttgtttttactatatctttgtatttgagcatcattttagtttcatttgacccaatgtcaccctctcAAAGGGgtaagattgggtcaattttcaaacgattgccatttaaggtagagtccatcaaatttcaccatattttgggaaaatgttagtaaactatctaagaacaattctacgataaaagattttcgatgttattcaaaatgtttttgttattaagaaattacgagaggtgtatcgtttttcgacccatagtcacccccactgatggGGTTATTGTTACTTGGGCCCAATATACACCACATGTTCTAATTTAAATCCAAATTTGCCTTTTAACTCAAGTTTAACTTATGTtacgattttgttttaaattatttattaattttttatttacaccaacatgattatttttcgattatcGACTTGGGGACTTCAACCCAATAGATCGATTACTTATCTATAAGCGGCACTGGATTTAAGCCATCGCCTCATTTCTCCTAAACGGCTTTTCAATTTAACGAtccacaaaatttcaattaaaaaaaaaattaaattaaaacagaTTGTTCAACACgttttcataaaacatttttatcacccaaaaatataatttcacgtCCTTCATACAATTATCGGCCGGTATGAAAATCCGTAGATTTTGGAGATCAATCCGTAGATCCGTAGAAATGGCTGAAATCCGTAGATCTACGGAGAAATCCGTAGACATGGCATCCCTGCCGCTCACACATGCGCACATGCGAGCCCACCACAATCGTTACCCCCCCAATAGAAGAGTTACGTGCAGTTGTTCCGGAACCACCCCTTGATCTTCTTGCCCTGGGGTCCGATTTGCTGTGGGCAAAGATAagcagatatttttttaatagtttaatattCTCTTGTAAATCTGCTTGAATAAGTgtgcattttgacagctgcacgGTTATTTAGATTTGCTGAACATGATTTTAACTATAGTTTTAAACTTTTACGTCTGTTTATCTCTGCTTCCGTGCACTCCCGAGTTTTAAGTCCAACGGTTAATGGCTTTCAATTTATCGTGAGTACTTTTCCAGCTGTTGTGCATATATTTAGCTAAACCGGCCAGCATCGATCCTCACGACGGCGGCGTGTAATAAGAATATCACGACAGAGGAAGCAAACCGCGCTGATGCCCTACGGATAAGCGTCCGTTTGCGGTCATCTAACCCCGCAGCTACCAACGGTGACTAACTGTTCGATCTCCTCAGTCTGGTGGGCACGACGGGGCAGTTTGCTAGAAGTTTTACGGATTGTTGACAAAATTTGGAGTTTTGACAAGCTAGACGTAACTCAAATTTGAGTGCACATCAGGGGGGCTCTTTGACAAATATGCAGCCATCGTTTGACGTGTAGCTTTGGCACATACACCCACTCTAACGTTAGGGGGGCTGCGGCCGAGAATCGGGCATCGCCAGTGCCAGTTAAGACGCTTAAGCAAAGACACGcaccttaaaaatttaattttttgtgttgCTCACTCACACCAATATCATTCGCGCTTGCAAGCACGCACACTGCCTCAATTATCGTAACGCGCAAACTGTCAAATATGTTTGTTTGCTTTTGTCAAAGGTTTTAAAATAGTTTGTTGCCTgcgcgtttttttgtttttcgtgaaAATGAAGGTAAGTGATTACATTAATTAGTCATTCAAGccatttaagcttaatttcgCGGCAACAGGTTTTGTTTATTTCCCTTTGCAGCTTCCTCCTCCGCCACCTCTTCCAAGCGGCGCACCGCTGGCATCCCCGAAGACCCAAACGGCCACCGTGGCCCTGGCCAAACCAAGGAGGAAGAATGGTTCGTCCTCCAGGGCACGGTCATCAAGGAGGATCCAGCGCGGATGGCTGCCAAAGGAGGATGAGAAGCAGAGGTAAGGCCAGCGGGATGAGGTCAACTTGAACAAAACCTGAGTTTGTTTCGATTTTCAGGACTGATTGCTGCACCGACAACAGTGGCGCTATATCCGGATCGCACTTCCGCAAATGGTTCTGCCGTGGTGCGAATTCGCACAAACGGTCAAGCGAGTGAACTTTCTCCCTTCGGCAACAGTCGCTTCCCCAGCAGCAGAACAAACGTCCAGTACGGTGTTCAAGTGCCTGGTCGACACAGTGGCCCAAAACCATTCCAGCAACTATCTGCTGACCCAGCTGCTCAACAAGAACCAGCAGAGCGAGATCTTGCGCCGCATGAAGAACGCCGAGGCCGACACAAACCAACTGCAACAGCAGCTGGCAAGTCAACAGCCGCGCATTCCGATCCCGCAAGAGCTGCAGTTCCCCATCCAGAAAACACACAGAACGTGCTGCTGCTAGACCAGCGCGGGATGCTGTATGAGTAGGCCGTCGAACCGACCGCTGCCAATTTATCCAGTCCTTTCGTCGGGGCAGTTCCAAACGACCTCCGGAGCAAACAAATTTACCACGCCGTCGGCTGCTAACCCAATGTTCCCCGGCGGATCAACCGCAGCCGAGCTGTCGCTGCAGCAGAGGATGCATCTCTAGCAACCCCTGGGACGTCATGCCGCCGGAGCCGGCCGTGGTCCGTCACCTGGAACCTCTATTGACCAGCTTAGAGTGCTGCGCATTTGTTCCTTCATTTTCCGAGAGAGAATCAACTTCTTGCAGGAAAGCAGTTTTTCTTGTTCTGTTCAAATTTCTGAATTGTTAATTTCCCCCCCCAAAACATACATTAATATTATTctctataaaattcaaaaacacaattgttcaaacataaaaaataaaattgcaaaaaacacaaatacaatgaaacaaaaccacaaaaatactaaacaataataataatactgATATTCTAAGCCACAAAAACAAtgacacaaaaataaaaaaattaaaaaaaaatataaacaccaaaatagaaaaattataGCATTCTACAAGCCGATGTACTGAAATGCTAAAATATGGATAATTaaactataaaaatacaaaaataaaaaaactataaaaaaaaaatacaaaaatacaaaaatacaaaaatacaaaaatacaaaaatacaaaaatacaaaaatacaaaaatacaaaaatacaaaaatacaaaaataaaaatacaaaaatacaaaaatacaaaatacaaaatacaaaaatacaaaaatacaaaaatacaaaaatacaaaaacacaaaaatacaaaaatacaaaatacaaaaatacaatacaaaaatacaaaaatacaaatacaaaaatacaaaaacaaaaaaacaaaaatacaaaaatacaaaatacaaaatacaaaaatacaaaaatacaaaaatacaaaaatacaaaaatacgaaaatacaaagacacaaaaatcaaaatgctttaattgaactaaaatttaccaaagttttgctaaattaaccataattcaacttaatttcagTAGATAAACATGATTTAACTATATTCTACTtagttttactaaatttaatttaatttgactgAATTGAAAGTAATTAAACTCTATTTTActagtttaaaaaacaaatttagccaaatttaagtaaatttaactcaatttatcaaaatttaagtgaattctGCTAATTAAGCTCAATACTACTTTATTTAGTCAAACTTAagccaaattttactaaacataaataaattttgcttaatCTAACCAAATTTTAcgtaatttaaccaaatttaactgaattagctcattttagcaaaattaaactaaattataCGAAATTTCGCTcaacttaacatttttaaactaaatttaacttaattcaactcaattaaccttaatttaaattaattgactTAAGTTCTGCCAAAGTTTCtcttaatttaatcaaattttacttaattttactcaatttaacttaaatttactaaattttacaaagattataaaaaaatattaaacttgattgaattcaacaaaattaaacataGATTTACTAAACTTCACTAAATTAACCTAATTTAACGTAATTTACCTAAATTCAGCCAAATTAACCCTTTCAAgccagaattttgaaaaaaatattttttgagttaattatgggaaaatgattcttatgaccatacgaaaattataggctacttaagaaaattttcatttttgggtcatatatgacccat
Encoded here:
- the LOC119765143 gene encoding uncharacterized protein LOC119765143 isoform X1, translating into MKVLFISLCSFLLRHLFQAAHRWHPRRPKRPPWPWPNQGGRMVRPPGHGHQGGSSADGCQRRMRSRGLIAAPTTVALYPDRTSANGSAVVRIRTNGQASELSPFGNSRFPSSRTNVQYGVQVPGRHSGPKPFQQLSADPAAQQEPAERDLAPHEERRGRHKPTATAAGKSTAAHSDPARAAVPHPENTQNVLLLDQRGMLYE
- the LOC119765143 gene encoding uncharacterized protein LOC119765143 isoform X2, with protein sequence MVLPWCEFAQTVKRVNFLPSATVASPAAEQTSSTVFKCLVDTVAQNHSSNYLLTQLLNKNQQSEILRRMKNAEADTNQLQQQLASQQPRIPIPQELQFPIQKTHRTCCC